A genomic region of Micropterus dolomieu isolate WLL.071019.BEF.003 ecotype Adirondacks linkage group LG11, ASM2129224v1, whole genome shotgun sequence contains the following coding sequences:
- the gjb3 gene encoding gap junction protein beta 3 codes for MDWKTFQALLSGVNKYSTAFGRVWLSVVFVFRVMVYVVAAERVWSDEQKDFDCNTKQPGCANVCYDHFFPISHIRLWALQLIFVTCPSLMVVMHVAYREDRERKYKAKHGKDCKLYNNTGRKHGGLWWTYLISLFVKTGIEISFLYILHHIYDSFYLPRLVKCEVSPCPNMVDCYIGHPTEKKVFTYFMVGASALCIILNICEIIYLIAKRFVRCANKMKRRHLNVAVHHDGYSDDPFNNCKMSLSRSDMKEKHLSFKTEYKASLGPPGMKVHEKIRASAPNLSTNL; via the coding sequence ATGGACTGGAAGACCTTCCAGGCCCTCCTCAGTGGGGTGAACAAATACTCCACGGCTTTTGGGAGGGTATGGCTGTCtgtggtgtttgtgttcagggtgatggtGTACGTGGTGGCAGCGGAGCGAGTGTGGTCCGACGAGCAGAAGGACTTTGACTGCAACACCAAGCAGCCCGGCTGTGCCAACGTCTGCTATGACCACTTCTTCCCCATCTCCCACATCCGCCTGTGGGCCCTGCAGCTCATCTTTGTCACCTGCCCTTCCTTAATGGTGGTCATGCACGTGGCGTACCGTGAAGACCGTGAGCGCAAGTACAAGGCCAAGCATGGCAAGGACTGCAAGCTATACAACAACACGGGCAGGAAACACGGCGGCTTGTGGTGGACCTATCTGATCAGCCTCTTCGTAAAGACGGGCATCGAGATCTCCTTCCTCTACATCCTCCACCACATCTACGACAGCTTCTACCTGCCAAGACTAGTCAAGTGTGAGGTGTCGCCTTGCCCCAACATGGTGGACTGCTACATCGGCCACCCCACTGAGAAGAAGGTCTTCACCTACTTCATGGTCGGAGCTTCGGCCCTCTGCATCATCCTGAACATCTGCGAGATCATTTATCTCATCGCCAAACGCTTTGTACGATGCGCAAACAAGATGAAGAGGCGCCATCTCAACGTGGCTGTGCACCATGACGGCTACAGCGACGACCCCTTTAACAACTGCAAGATGAGTTTGTCAAGGTCAGACATGAAGGAAAAGCATCTGTCCTTCAAGACTGAGTACAAGGCTTCACTCGGGCCACCTGGGATGAAAGTTCACGAAAAGATACGGGCCTCTGCTCCTAATCTGTCCACTAATTTGTGA